The proteins below are encoded in one region of bacterium:
- the rnr gene encoding ribonuclease R gives MPTASPSCAPTTGAATCTCRRAASIRRARRPRAGPTRARPRRPGAQRPRRARARRRDDRVVGILRRGRGVVVVVPREAGFTTPIVVGRGQDGGARDGDLVAARVVRWPSDAHRFVGARVEHALGAAGDLQSETAAILASHGLPTAFPKAVAAAARRLPRDLDTADRRDLRALPLVTIDGERARDFDDAIHVARAGRGFRLTVAVADVAHYVEAGSALDREARARGTSVYFPDRVVPMLPAELSEDRCSLKPGEDRLCQVVELDCDPSGAVTGARFADAVMHSAARLTYPQVRRALVDREDAARRELAGLLASLEAAAELAERLLARRRARGALDFDLPEPEILLDLRGQPEHILRAERSLAHRIVEECMLAANEAVARDLARRGVPSLHRVHEPPAPDAVTALARFLADLGLRLETADGHVTPLALQRVLDAVQGRPEARLVHTVLLRSLSQARYAAEPLGHFGLAAEAYTHFTSPIRRYPDLVVHRLLRRVRRGLGALPDDLAAIAAEASQRERVAVDAERDVVALWRVAAMQARVGEEHAGVVAGIAPFGCFVELTDVFVEGLIHVRDLPPDRWEHDPGKHVLCGRRSGRRLRVVDAVRVVVAAAVPARRHIDLVLAQSELPTPRWSRSRARSRPSS, from the coding sequence ATCCCGACGGCTTCGCCTTCGTGCGCGCCGACGACGGGCGCGGCGACGTGCACGTGCCGGCGCGCGGCGTCCATCCGCCGTGCACGGCGACCGCGTGCTGGTCCGACTCGGGCGCGGCCGCGGCGGCCCGGGGCGCAGCGGCCGCGTCGTGCGCGTGCTCGGCGGCGCGACGACCGCGTCGTCGGCATCCTGCGCCGCGGCCGCGGGGTCGTCGTCGTGGTGCCGCGCGAGGCCGGCTTCACCACCCCGATCGTCGTCGGCCGCGGGCAGGACGGCGGTGCGCGCGACGGCGACCTGGTCGCGGCCCGCGTGGTGCGCTGGCCGAGCGACGCGCATCGCTTCGTCGGCGCCCGCGTCGAGCACGCCCTCGGCGCCGCCGGCGACCTGCAGAGCGAAACCGCGGCGATCCTCGCGTCGCACGGGCTGCCCACCGCGTTCCCGAAGGCCGTGGCGGCGGCCGCGCGCCGCCTGCCGCGCGACCTCGACACCGCCGACCGCCGCGATCTCCGCGCCCTCCCCCTCGTCACCATCGACGGCGAGCGCGCGCGTGACTTCGACGACGCCATCCACGTCGCCCGCGCCGGCCGCGGCTTCCGCCTCACGGTGGCCGTGGCCGACGTCGCGCACTACGTCGAGGCCGGCAGCGCGCTCGACCGCGAGGCGCGGGCACGCGGGACGAGCGTCTACTTCCCCGACCGCGTCGTGCCGATGCTGCCGGCGGAGCTGTCCGAGGACCGCTGCAGCCTGAAGCCAGGCGAGGACCGGCTGTGCCAGGTCGTCGAGCTCGACTGCGACCCGTCGGGCGCGGTCACCGGCGCGCGTTTCGCCGACGCCGTCATGCACAGCGCCGCGCGCCTCACCTACCCGCAGGTGCGGCGCGCGCTCGTCGACCGCGAGGACGCCGCGCGGCGCGAGCTCGCCGGCCTGCTCGCGTCGCTCGAGGCCGCGGCCGAGCTCGCCGAGCGCCTGCTGGCGCGACGCCGCGCCCGCGGGGCGCTCGACTTCGACCTGCCCGAGCCCGAGATCCTGCTCGACCTGCGCGGCCAGCCGGAGCACATCCTGCGCGCCGAGCGCTCGCTCGCGCACCGCATCGTCGAGGAGTGCATGCTGGCGGCGAACGAGGCCGTCGCGCGCGACTTGGCCCGGCGCGGCGTGCCGTCGCTCCATCGCGTGCACGAGCCGCCCGCGCCCGACGCCGTCACCGCGCTGGCGCGCTTCCTCGCCGACCTCGGCCTGCGCCTCGAGACCGCCGACGGCCACGTGACGCCGCTCGCGCTCCAGCGCGTGCTCGACGCCGTCCAGGGACGGCCCGAGGCGCGCCTCGTGCACACCGTCCTGCTGCGCAGCCTCAGCCAGGCGCGCTACGCCGCCGAGCCGCTCGGCCACTTCGGCCTCGCGGCCGAGGCCTACACCCACTTCACGTCGCCGATCCGGCGCTATCCCGATCTCGTCGTCCACCGCCTGCTCCGCCGCGTCCGCCGGGGCCTCGGCGCGCTGCCGGACGACCTCGCCGCGATCGCCGCCGAGGCCTCGCAGCGCGAGCGGGTGGCGGTGGACGCCGAGCGCGACGTCGTGGCGCTGTGGCGGGTGGCGGCGATGCAGGCCCGGGTCGGCGAGGAGCACGCCGGCGTCGTCGCCGGCATCGCGCCGTTCGGCTGCTTCGTCGAGCTGACCGACGTCTTCGTCGAGGGCCTGATCCACGTCCGCGACCTGCCCCCGGACCGGTGGGAGCACGACCCGGGGAAGCACGTGCTGTGCGGCCGCCGCAGCGGCCGGCGACTGCGCGTCGTCGATGCCGTGCGGGTCGTGGTCGCCGCCGCGGTGCCCGCGCGTCGCCACATCGACCTGGTCCTGGCACAATCGGAGCTTCCGACACCGCGATGGTCACGATCCCGCGCCCGCTCCCGACCCTCCTCCTGA